Proteins encoded by one window of Silvibacterium dinghuense:
- a CDS encoding phosphoribosylaminoimidazolesuccinocarboxamide synthase, with the protein MPALIETEFADLVLHARGKVRDLYAVGEHLLLVATDRISAFDHVLGTGIPGKGKVLTQLSLFWFDFLKDVVPNHLITADVKQYPAELQPFAAELGGRSMLVKRAQMFPVECVVRGYLSGSGWKDYQATGAVCGIPLPAGLRESDRLPEPIFTPATKSLDGEHDINISFDEMVARVGAAKSEKLRSLTLAIYTKASAYAEERGLILADTKFEFGTTAEGIILADEVLTPDSSRFWPQDQYKPGGAQPSFDKQFVRDYLESIRWNKQAPAPSLPEDVVKRTQEKYLEAYRLLTGKSLSL; encoded by the coding sequence TTGCCCGCTCTTATCGAAACCGAGTTTGCCGATCTCGTCCTTCACGCGCGCGGAAAGGTGCGCGATCTTTATGCCGTTGGCGAGCATCTTCTACTTGTCGCCACCGATCGCATCTCCGCTTTCGATCACGTCCTCGGCACCGGCATCCCGGGCAAGGGCAAGGTGCTCACGCAGCTCTCGCTCTTCTGGTTCGACTTCCTCAAGGATGTCGTTCCGAATCACCTCATCACCGCCGATGTGAAGCAGTATCCGGCCGAGCTTCAGCCCTTTGCCGCGGAGCTCGGAGGCCGCTCCATGCTGGTGAAGCGGGCGCAGATGTTCCCGGTCGAGTGCGTGGTCCGCGGCTACCTCTCCGGCTCCGGCTGGAAGGACTACCAGGCCACCGGCGCCGTCTGCGGCATTCCGCTGCCTGCCGGCCTGCGCGAGAGCGACCGGTTACCCGAGCCGATCTTCACTCCCGCGACCAAGAGCCTGGACGGCGAGCACGATATCAACATCAGCTTCGACGAGATGGTGGCGCGCGTGGGCGCGGCCAAGTCCGAGAAGCTGCGCAGCCTCACGCTCGCGATCTACACCAAGGCTTCGGCTTACGCGGAAGAGCGCGGCCTCATCCTGGCCGACACCAAGTTCGAGTTCGGCACCACCGCGGAAGGTATTATCCTGGCGGACGAAGTGCTCACGCCGGACTCCTCGCGTTTCTGGCCGCAGGACCAGTACAAGCCGGGCGGCGCGCAGCCTTCGTTCGACAAGCAGTTCGTACGCGACTATCTCGAGAGCATCCGCTGGAACAAGCAGGCCCCTGCGCCGTCGCTGCCGGAGGATGTGGTCAAGCGTACGCAGGAGAAGTATCTCGAGGCCTACCGGCTGCTTACCGGCAAGTCACTTTCTCTTTAA
- a CDS encoding CvpA family protein, producing MALIDWVIVVILVVSILSAAKKGFFLEVFSLAGVILGLLLASWNYQKLVPWFGRWINNAVADQALSFLAIALGVMIAAGLIGRLIRWSVHSVGLGWADRLVGAVFGLVKGCALITVAVLAVAAFLPQATWFRESRLIPYFLSAAHQASIVTPTEFGERIRQGVTILRHAQPSWIRPSA from the coding sequence ATGGCGCTGATCGACTGGGTCATTGTCGTTATCCTTGTTGTTTCGATCCTGTCGGCAGCCAAGAAGGGTTTTTTTCTTGAAGTCTTCTCGCTCGCGGGTGTGATTCTGGGATTGCTCCTCGCGAGCTGGAATTATCAGAAGCTGGTTCCCTGGTTCGGGCGCTGGATCAACAACGCCGTAGCCGATCAGGCTCTCAGTTTTCTGGCCATTGCCCTGGGGGTGATGATTGCCGCTGGACTCATCGGCCGCCTCATCCGCTGGTCAGTGCATTCGGTAGGATTGGGCTGGGCAGACCGGCTGGTCGGCGCAGTCTTTGGATTGGTGAAAGGGTGCGCTCTGATTACGGTTGCGGTGCTGGCGGTTGCCGCGTTCCTGCCTCAGGCCACGTGGTTTCGTGAGTCGCGTCTCATTCCGTATTTCCTGAGCGCGGCCCACCAGGCATCGATCGTGACGCCCACGGAGTTCGGCGAGCGCATTCGCCAAGGGGTGACGATTCTCCGCCATGCGCAGCCGTCCTGGATTCGGCCTTCGGCTTAG
- a CDS encoding helix-turn-helix domain-containing protein encodes MKRELENLVTQMHAGGITYDEAVREFKRRFLIEVLAHHKGNQCKAAKELGMHRNTLSRTIAELDINPAEIRLGLKRPPRSERPMLESRQVAR; translated from the coding sequence GTGAAGCGTGAACTGGAAAACCTTGTGACACAGATGCATGCCGGGGGTATTACCTATGACGAAGCCGTGCGCGAATTCAAGCGGCGCTTCCTCATCGAGGTCCTCGCACATCACAAGGGCAACCAGTGCAAGGCGGCCAAGGAGCTTGGCATGCACCGCAACACGCTGAGCCGCACCATCGCCGAGCTTGACATCAACCCTGCCGAAATCCGTCTCGGCCTCAAGCGGCCGCCGCGCAGCGAGCGCCCCATGCTGGAAAGCCGTCAGGTTGCCCGCTGA